In the genome of Borrelia hispanica CRI, the window ATAATGTAGAATCCAAATGAGGATTAGTATCAACTATGATAAAATCATACTTAAATTTTAAATACCTAAAACTATTTTTTAATCTATGCTCTTTATATGGTAACGTTTCTTCACTAAATGAATGCAAACTTAAATAACTTGGTAATAAATCAAGTTGAGTATCAACATTGATAATTGTATCATTTATTAATTGATTTCCCTTTAAAACCTCATATATATTTTTTTCAAGCAAATCAAATTCATCTTCTACTATTTTTTTATAGAAATAACTAGTAACAGATGCCTGAGTATCCATATCTATTAAAAGCACTTTATGTTTCTTTGATAATAAGGTTGCAAGTATTATTGCGCTTGTACTTTTACCCACACCACCTTTAATCGATGCAATTGTTATTATTTTTGGTTTTTTCTTATCCATTTAGTTATAAGACCCCCTTCCAAAAATTTCTTTCCATAAAATTCATACACTTCTTTCTCCAAACCTATTAATAGTTTGATCAAAGATCTATAATACCGTCTATAAACTCTATCTTTTTTAAGCAAATAAGCAATTCCTTTTAGATAGCAGAAAACGCTTCCTTTTCTAAATCTAAACTCTATGTAATATATTTTTGAAAATGAAACTGT includes:
- a CDS encoding ParA family protein, which gives rise to MDKKKPKIITIASIKGGVGKSTSAIILATLLSKKHKVLLIDMDTQASVTSYFYKKIVEDEFDLLEKNIYEVLKGNQLINDTIINVDTQLDLLPSYLSLHSFSEETLPYKEHRLKNSFRYLKFKYDFIIVDTNPHLDSTLSNALVISKYIIVPMTAEKWTIESLQLLEFFVDKLNLRPQIFLFVTKFKKNKTHKDLLERLQQKDKFLGMISEREDLNRRIAKNDTFDLDKDYIKEYLSVFGNFVSKIEN